GCATGCCTTCGACTTCGGCAGTGCCGAACTTCATGTCGGCGTCGCCATCGGCGAGCTGGGTGATGATTTCCATGATTTCGCTGTACTCGCGCATGCGCAGGCAACCCGGCGCGGTCGAGATGTTGACCAGCAGGCCCTTGGCGCCGATCAGGGTCACGTCATCGAGCAGCGGGCTGGCCACGGCCTGTTCGGCGGCCACGCGGGCGCGGTCTATGCCGGATGCGCTGGCGGTCCCCATCATGGCCATGCCGTTGAGGCTCATCACCGTACGCACGTCGGCAAAGTCGACGTTGACGAAGCCCGGGGTGGTGATCACTTCGGCCACACCGGCGACAGCGCCCTTCAGCACGTCGTCGGCGGCACGGAACGCTTCACGCATGGTGACGTCGTCGCCGAGCACTTCCATCAGCTTCTGGTTCGGGATCACGATCAGCGAGTCGACGTTCTTCTTCAGGTCGTCAACGCCCTGCACCGATACCGCCAGGCGCTTGCCACCTTCGAACACGAACGGACGGGTGACGACCGCCACGGTCAGCACGCCGAGTTCGCGCGCGACTTCGGCCACCACCGGTGCGGCACCGGTACCGGTGCCGCCGCCCATGCCGGCGGCGATGAACACCATGTCGCAACCCTTCAGCACGTCGCCGATGCGCTCACGGTCTTCCAGCGCCGAATTGCGGCCGACTTCCGGCTTGGAACCGGCGCCAAGGCCCTTGGTCAGCGTCTGGCCGAGCTGGATGCGGGTCGGGGCGCGGTTCTGCGCCAGCGAATCGGCATCGGTGTTGGCAGCGACGAACTCGACGCCCTTCATCCCGGCATCGATCATGTTGTTGACCGCGTTGCAGCCACCGCCGCCGACACCGATCACCTTGATGACGGCCTGTTGGGCCGGCGCGTCCTGCAGCATTTCATAAACCATAACGCTCATGGTTCTCTCCTCGTAAAAAACACCCTGGCGATGTGCCCTGTATCCGCGACGGCAACGCCCTGCCGTCGCACTCCTTTGGCCGTCCACCCGGGTGGACGGCGCAATCCCGTTTCGGGTCCGGTCAGAAGTTGCTGCCGAACCACGCCTTCATCTTGCTGAACACCGACGTGATCGAACCGCCGTCGTTCTTCGGCATCAATACCTTGTGCTCGCGCTCCTTGCCCAGCAGCAGCAGGCCGACGGCGGTCGAGTAGGCCGGCTTGCGCACGACCTCGGCCAGGCCGGCATAGTACTGCGGCGCGCCGACGCGCACCGGCATGTGGAACACTTCCTCGGCCAGCTCGCTGACGCCCGGCATCTGGCTGGAGCCACCGGTCAGCACGATGCCCGAGCTCAGCATGCCGTCGAAACCGGCACGCTTGAGTTCCTGCTGCACCAGCTGGAACAGTTCCTCGACCCGCGGCTCGATGACCTCGGCCAGCGTCGCGCGCGACAGCTGGCGCGGTCCGCGTTCGCCGACGCCCGGCACGTCCAGCATCTGCGACGCGTCGGCCATGCGGGCCAGCCCGACGCCGTGCTGGATCTTGATGTCCTCGGCGTCCTTGGTCGGCGTGCGCAGCGCCATGGCGATGTCGTTGGTGATCTGGTCGCCGGCGATCGGAATGACGGCCGTGTGACGGATCGCGCCGCCCCGCAGCACGGCGATGTCGGTCGTGCCGCCGCCGATGTCGATCAGGCAGACGCCGAGATCCTTCTCGTCCTCGGTCAGCACTGCCTGGGCACTGGCCAGCGGCTGCAGGATCAGGTCGCTGACTTCCAGCCCGCAACGGCGCACGCACTTGGCGATGTTCTGCGCCGCGCTGACCGCGCCGGTCACGATATGGACCCGCGCCTCCAGCCGGACGCCGGACATGCCCAGCGGTTCGCGCACGTCTTCCTGGCCGTCAATGCAGAATTCCTGGGTCAGGATGTGCAGCACCTGGTGGTCCGGCGGAATGGTCACGGCGCGGGCAGTCTCGATCACGCGGTCGATATCGGCCTGGGTGACCTCGCGCTCGCGGATCGCCACCATGCCGTGCGAATTCACGCTCTTGATGTGACTGCCGGCAATGCCGGTGTACACCTCGTTGATCTTGCAGTCGGCCATCAGTTCGGCCTCGCGCACGGCAGCCTCGATGGCTTTGACCGTCGCCTCGATATTGACCACCATGCCCTTGCGCAGACCGCGCGACGGCGTATTGCCCATGCCGACAATATTGATGCCGCCCTCGTCGGTGACCTCGGCCACGATGGCCACGATCTTCGACGTGCCGATATCCAGGCCGACCAGCATCTGTTTCGTGTCCCTTGTTTTGCTCACCAATCGCTCCACCCGGTATGCGTATTCGGTTTCATTCAGGCCGCCGGTTTTCTCGGCAGCACATTTCCCGGCTTGTAGTCCGGCATCCGGACCGCAAATCCGTTCGGATACCGCAAGTCCACGTATTCAATGCGGTACGGCAGCTTGACCAGCTCCTGCTGCCACACCGCGACAAACCTCGCCATCCGGCCCTCGACATCATCGTGCCCCAGCCGGAGCTGGACGCCATTGCTCAGCATCACATCCCACGCCCGCCGCTCCGACAGCTTCAGCCCGGCCACCCGCAGCGAGGCCGGCGCCAGCAGCCGGCCGGCATCGGCCAGCGCCCTGACCAGGTCCTTCTCGCTGCCGGCCGGTCCTTCGACCATCGGCAGCGCCTCGCTCGATGCGGCATCGAACCACTCGCCCTGCGACGACAGCAGACCGCTCTCGCCCCAGCGGGCCACCGCGCGGTGCTCGTCGATCACGATTTCCAGCTGATCGGGCCATTGCCGCCGCACCACCGCACGCCGCACCCACGGCAGCTTTTCAAACGCTTCCCGGGTCGCATCGAGATTCAGGGTAAAGAACGTGCCCTTCAGCTCCGACTCGGCCACCAACCGCAACTGCTCCGGGGTCACATGCTTCAGCGCCCCGTCGATGCGGATCTTCCGCACCGGAAAATAGCTCGAATGGGCGATCCAGTACCCGCCCGCCACAAGGCTCATCAATAGCGCCGCGCCAAACAGGAAACTGGCGAAGCTGTTGAGGGCCTTGTGGTTATCCCACATGGGCCGTATCCAGAACCTGCACACACAGGTCCTCGTAGGACAGCCCGGCCACCCGCGCCGCCATCGGCACCAGCGAATGCGTGGTCATGCCCGGCGAGGTATTGATTTCCAGCAGGTACGGCTCGCCGGCCTCGTCGACGAGGAAGTCGATCCGTCCCCAGCC
This genomic interval from Microvirgula aerodenitrificans DSM 15089 contains the following:
- the ftsZ gene encoding cell division protein FtsZ, translated to MSVMVYEMLQDAPAQQAVIKVIGVGGGGCNAVNNMIDAGMKGVEFVAANTDADSLAQNRAPTRIQLGQTLTKGLGAGSKPEVGRNSALEDRERIGDVLKGCDMVFIAAGMGGGTGTGAAPVVAEVARELGVLTVAVVTRPFVFEGGKRLAVSVQGVDDLKKNVDSLIVIPNQKLMEVLGDDVTMREAFRAADDVLKGAVAGVAEVITTPGFVNVDFADVRTVMSLNGMAMMGTASASGIDRARVAAEQAVASPLLDDVTLIGAKGLLVNISTAPGCLRMREYSEIMEIITQLADGDADMKFGTAEVEGMPDDEIRVTLIATGLSPNSKKNAARDERPDYLKVVRTGTDDMPFEVPAAENDVSGFLKSGRRAVTTGADFANPAVMDNYDIPAFLRKQAD
- the ftsA gene encoding cell division protein FtsA, with product MLVGLDIGTSKIVAIVAEVTDEGGINIVGMGNTPSRGLRKGMVVNIEATVKAIEAAVREAELMADCKINEVYTGIAGSHIKSVNSHGMVAIREREVTQADIDRVIETARAVTIPPDHQVLHILTQEFCIDGQEDVREPLGMSGVRLEARVHIVTGAVSAAQNIAKCVRRCGLEVSDLILQPLASAQAVLTEDEKDLGVCLIDIGGGTTDIAVLRGGAIRHTAVIPIAGDQITNDIAMALRTPTKDAEDIKIQHGVGLARMADASQMLDVPGVGERGPRQLSRATLAEVIEPRVEELFQLVQQELKRAGFDGMLSSGIVLTGGSSQMPGVSELAEEVFHMPVRVGAPQYYAGLAEVVRKPAYSTAVGLLLLGKEREHKVLMPKNDGGSITSVFSKMKAWFGSNF
- a CDS encoding cell division protein FtsQ/DivIB — protein: MWDNHKALNSFASFLFGAALLMSLVAGGYWIAHSSYFPVRKIRIDGALKHVTPEQLRLVAESELKGTFFTLNLDATREAFEKLPWVRRAVVRRQWPDQLEIVIDEHRAVARWGESGLLSSQGEWFDAASSEALPMVEGPAGSEKDLVRALADAGRLLAPASLRVAGLKLSERRAWDVMLSNGVQLRLGHDDVEGRMARFVAVWQQELVKLPYRIEYVDLRYPNGFAVRMPDYKPGNVLPRKPAA